TAACGATGTATCTTCCCCTAtgtttactatatatatttgagACTATTTTATACTCATGGTTTATTGTTGTTGTTCTAATTCACAAataagacaaacaataaaagagTGTGAAAGTTTGTGTGTTTCAATAAACATATATTGCTTCAGAAGTAGTCACACAacaacaattatatattttacttatgcTGTGTTCAATGAGCTCATCTTTCAACAGAAAGCGTTATGACTAGTTTGGTTTTGTCTTTTCTTCTTTCGGATCTCCCATGCAGCTTCTCAATATATATGGAAATACACTACTTAGATGCTTTATCTTGTATAGGTGTTAGCTAACCACGCCTTGAACATAATTCAACAAGAGGTTCAGGTAAGCAAGAAGACacaattgaaaatatataatataatccaaaatataacaaaaatacataattttctaaaataattaggAAATATTCATAagagtaaaataataaaattcatttatgATATTGTTTTTCACTTTTCACCAAACCAaaatcaacaatttttttttgtcaatttaaactatttttcctttttgatcACTAAACTCAAATCAAtagaaattgacaaaaaaattgaagaaaaaccataaacagaaaataatacttaatcaaaattatgttttaaaatacaataatcaAAAACAGAAAGTAACAAGACAGAAATAAAACAGTAACCAAAACAATTGttcttattatataaacaagAAATCTAAAGTAATTTCATCCAAATAATTGTGTAAAGTTACAAAATAAACTTATGTcataaattccaaaaaaatcatCAAGCACAATATCCTCCTTagaagaagaaatgtttatacGCGTAGCGCGACCTGCGATTAAGATTACGTTTGTTTACGTGTCGCGTGACTTGCGACTTGCGACTaaacctgcgacctgcgactaaaactatgttcgtttacgtgtcaCGCGGCCTGCGATCTGTGACCTGCGACCAGTCGcgcgatcaaaattttcttaattctTAGTCGCTGTTTTTTCGGGCGACTTAAATGGGAACCCGCGACTGGTCGCGCGATCAGTCGCGCGacatcaaaacgaacaacaacctgcgacTTGCGACTTGCGACCAATCGCAGATCGCATGTTACGCGAcagcaaaacgaacaacaacctgcgacctgcgatcagtcgcaggtcgcatgtcgcaggtcgcaggtcgcACGACATGTAAACGAACACGGCCTAAGATCCCACATAACTTGGGTTCGATGACCACCTGCGACCtctttaattgtttttgaaacCAGTCTAATTCACTCACGGGTCTGCCACCGAGCAGAGTGAGCTGCTTACTGAAATGTAAAATCAGTTTGATAAATTATTGCATCAGTCCAAACATCTTAACTTCCAAAGGCTTGGTAAAGTCGTATGGACAAATTCGTTAAATATCTTATTTGGGTATTTGTTGTGGTTCACTTGAGTTGTTATAACCTTTAAAAGAATTGTTCcattatatttgataaattaatggATAGATGTAGACTTGGCAAAATATTAAGTAGCGCAAAGGTACAATGTTGGTCCAATAATCAACCATATACTAAAACCCAAACCCCACAGAGGAAAGCAAAAGAGATCTTCAATTAACATAGAAAATGGaaacaaatgtaaaatatgactGATAAGACTAATATAGAGACACAAGAGAGAATCTTCTATTCATAACAACCTACTAGATATACTATCTTCCTTGCATTACACCAAataaccaacaacaacaacaacaaaacctAGGAAGATTGGATCTTTTCTTCTACCAATTCCAAATATCTGCTCTAACATTTCTTGATTTTAATTCAGGATTGTCCAGAAGCAGAGCTTGATGGACAAAGATTCTTGTCATTGTTTGATCCACTAGGGTTCTTAGTTTTGGAGAGTTTCTGTTTGAGTTGAAACAAAAGCTGTTGGTTCTCTTGATTCAGAAGCTCAGCTTTCTTCCTTAGCCTCTCATTCTCTCTCATTATGTAACAGTTCTCCACGTATAGCTTCGAGTTTAGCCTCTCCATTGCTGGCTTTCTTTCttcaagaaaccaaaaaaaaattattgtaaagATAAGACAAAAGagagtaataataataaaatcaaagCTAGCCTGTGTTATGATTATTGTTCACATTAAATCATTACATCACACATGGGTTGTGCAGCTTCACACGTCGGATGTGAGCTACACTAGGGAAGATTTTTCGTCGCATTTATTTTGTATTCGTCCAAAAATGttaatttctttcttcttttaaagaaaacaatGATCAAAGAGGGAAGAGCATGATTATAAATTGGTATGGATGaaaaaagataaagaaaagagagataaaAACAAGTAATCATGATGATATGCAGTAATTATAAATGCCTTCACTTCGCTGCTTTTATTTGTATTGACAGAAAGTAATGATTATTTTTGAAACGCAACCAAGAGAGAAAAACACAGAGCAAGCTACAAAACAAAGATcatatgataatataaaatacaatttataacaaaataaataaaatcagttTTGAAATTCCACAGTgagaacaaagagaagaaaacaaatgtgttaaaaagaataaagaaatctgacatttttttgttctttcgaTTGCCTctgtttcaaagaaaaagatatAGATTAGAACTTTTCATCAGTTAGGgtaataaaaagatataaaaaactttaaataagAAGAGGAGATAACTGATTTGTCGCCATGTTGCTTGCTTCTAGGTATGATGTTACTACATAGTTTCTCGACTTAACGTATATGTTCGCAAAAGGAACAGAAACAGAGCAAGAATATAAAACAGAACAACAAAGAAGAGGCTGAGTAGAAGAAACAAAGCAAAGAAAAAGTAGAATAGAGTAACGAAGAAGATAACAGAgcatatagagaagaacccATCTTGTGGTACAGCTTCTGGGAAGGTTGGTAAATCTTCTAGAAGATGCtgaagagagatagagaaaagGTTATACCTTCTGGGAAGGAGTGTTGAGACGCAGAGTAaacgaaaagagagagagagaaagagagacaaaaCTGTGTGTGTGGAAGGCAGAGGGACAAAGAGAACAAAGGGAGACACTGTCTGTTATATAGATCCCCAAAAGCTAGAGAGAGAAGGTTCTTTATCTCTCTTCTGACACAACAATCATACATTTGCGTTGTGTCTATGCATAGATGGCGGCCTCGAGTAGAGAGATGTGTGCATATTGCGTCATGTGAATGATTattaagagaagagagagtggGTTTCTTGCTTGGCTTGCTTTTCTTTCGAAATTGATCTCCAGGGATATTTTCGTAGTTGCAAAAGATCCTTCCCCAAGCCCTCTTCATCGTATCCATCCTCCAAACCGTAGGAAAATTCGTTAAAAGGGAACTAGTCCCAAGAGTACTTTTTGTAATAAAAGGCTAATTTTGTCATTGTAGTAGAGAAGGCCATCGACCTCTAAAGATTCGCAATGATGTTAAATATTGGTTCGAACCATCATCCTTCCTTCATTATTCAATTTTCAAACGTTTTGaaccatttttaattttttttttttcatttctcggTTTGCTCAAAATTGGTATAGTTAATACTACACTCAACCATGGTTTAAGTTTAAATTTCTTAGGAATACAAAATCATTTTGTGCAAGAATAATGTTTGGAATTTGGACTTTTGGAGCTCCAGACCTAGAAAAAATAATCATGGATAATGGATTAGAAGTGTAGTAGAACGTGAAACATCGTATAAACAGTAAGGTACTTATTCTTATTCTATAACTCGTTCGTTTGCCCATAACTGTAAGAAGGAAAGAAATGACTACAAATTTAACGTTTTGTAAACGGGACTACATTTTCTTGTATTATCATCTTCTACGGCTTCTTTTAAACTTTTTCATggaataaattcaaaaaaaaatatttctagaataaattattatgttgatttttaGAAGTTAAACTGAACCGAAACACAATTAGTAGTATTTTGCAAATATTAGAAGTTAAAACTGAACTGAATCATAAAATGGACACTGATATACTGGTATTTTGCAAATGAGACACACATTATATCGTTTTAAATGTTTTCGGGTTGATAAAAAACAATTCGTTTTAGGTAATTGGATAGTTTCCACGCAAGTGTTATTGATTAGAGATGTATAGCGACGATTTTAAGAAGCCGTGATGTAAAGATATGTCGCTATAATTGGCTATGAGATGATTTCTCAAAGTTAGTTACAAACTGGCAAGTGCCAATTTTCCTACATACAATTTGTTGGTCCACAACGAAAGAttggaagttttttttttttttttgtcacaaattttattaattcaaacttAAGGCGTTACAACATTTATAACCGGAGGTATGCTCGACGGTAAGATGAACAACAATAACACGGAAACAATAAAACCTAAGATAGAAATGTTACAAGGAGAGACTAGCTCGAAGTAGAGAGATCCGCGGATAATCTTCACTTGAATCCTTGAAACCACAGCTCGAAAGAGCTTTAGATAGTCTGAAAAGACGTTGAAATACCCTAGTGAAAGGGGTTTGAAGAGGAGTGGGAAACCAACTGAGGCTAGCGCACCCGTCAAACGAAAGAAATCAGCTCTACAACCGTCTATATTGCCTCGGGAGACTATGTGAATCTCAATACATCCGAGTAGCAAAAAGATCGATAAGCGAGATGGTGAGGCAGTTGAAATTCTTTTCTTCTCCGATTCCATTGGTGAATTTAACAGTGAAACAAACAGCATGGTTGCCATTGTCGGAGCTTGAGCAGCCGAAGTCAGAGACTTCATTAGAGTAGCTTGGTCAGAGAGAGTTGAACCATAAACTCCGGTTCTAGAGACCTCATCCGGAAGAGCAAAGGATGCCATACCCAAAAAGAAGAGGCTCATCGTGACAGTTATTGGCTCGTTGGTAGTGATGGCGAGCATCGACTTCCCCAAACAAACAATGACAAGCAGAGATAGGTGTATGAATTGGACCTTTGGCTGATGTGCAACAGTGGCAGAATCGATTGACAATTTTGACTTTGAAACCGAGTTCACCTTAGTAGACACGCTGAATATGATGAGATGTGATGATAGAGCAGAGGTTTTAAACGATCCAAGCCTTTGGACTTTGGAATTACCGTACCAGAACCAAGGAGACTTACTCAAATCAAAACGTAGCAACATGGCATCGACATGAAAGATTGGAAGTTTAAAGGGTTCAATTTATGGTATAGTTACATACAAAATTGAACCAGTCCGCCGCTGATCAAGGCTATATATAACAATACAAAAAATCACCGTTGTATAACCAATtgattatcttttatttacGTATAATATCTGCACCTTGCGcatgataaatattatatatataaattattttatgtattatatattttcacatcttataaaataataaatatatattaaataattaaaagtcattaactattacatatataattaaattaatacgaacatataaatcaattttattaatccaaacaatattttttatttgataggatatataattgaatttaaatgatattaacatatatagtatacttttaatattaatgtctattaaataatgctttctactcatatgatttttttattatttgtattttttatagcAAAAACCTTAAATTACtgttaacaaaattttcatgagggattaatagttttagtaatttataatttaaaaaaaaataagttgtcaatgtttgttcaaagctttaatcaaaaaaattattcaaagtaaatttcgaaattaaagtatttatctattttatatggtatatagtttaatttaaagcgatatataacaattttagtaatttatagttattttcaaaaatttaaaatatagcatatacataaaatataatttttattatatggttaatgtggttgtttaatttattttaatagtttaaaattaaacaaatatgataaaagatacactaatttttatcaaatttttattattcaaaatcattaattgtcatatatactttagctacATTAGCCAATtctgtaatctttattta
This Brassica napus cultivar Da-Ae chromosome C6, Da-Ae, whole genome shotgun sequence DNA region includes the following protein-coding sequences:
- the LOC106345448 gene encoding uncharacterized protein LOC106345448 — encoded protein: MDTMKRAWGRIFCNYENIPGDQFRKKSKPSKKPTLSSLNNHSHDAICTHLSTRGRHLCIDTTQMYDCCVRREIKNLLSLAFGDLYNRQCLPLFSLSLCLPHTQFCLSFSLSLFVYSASQHSFPEERKPAMERLNSKLYVENCYIMRENERLRKKAELLNQENQQLLFQLKQKLSKTKNPSGSNNDKNLCPSSSASGQS